From the ANME-2 cluster archaeon genome, one window contains:
- the fen gene encoding flap endonuclease-1, with translation MGVELGDIFEKHETELSDLAGKVVAVDAYNTLYQFLSIIRQRDGTPLKNASGEVTSHLSGFLYRTTNLIEVGIKPVFVFDGKPPGFKAQTLKARNNTRHEAMQRWQDAIAEGEEEKAFVHAQASSHLKGSMVEDAKALLGYMGVPVVQAPSEGEAQAAHMVLSGDADFAASQDYDSLLFGAPRVVRNLTVTGKRKLPRKNIYIDVKPEIIDLAEGLNASGITREQLIDIALLVGTDYNTGLKRVGPKTALKLVKQYGGIEAVLAEKGVGIENLQEIKDLFLYPEVSSDYEISWKSPKEAEITDFLCRKHDFSEVRVKGAVNRLIEASDAGQQTLDQW, from the coding sequence ATGGGTGTGGAACTGGGCGATATTTTTGAAAAACACGAAACTGAGTTAAGCGATTTGGCCGGAAAGGTTGTGGCCGTCGATGCTTATAATACCCTGTACCAGTTCTTAAGTATTATCCGGCAGCGGGATGGTACACCTCTCAAGAATGCCAGTGGCGAAGTAACGTCACACCTGTCAGGCTTTTTATACCGCACCACCAACCTCATAGAGGTTGGTATCAAACCAGTATTTGTCTTTGACGGCAAACCTCCCGGTTTCAAGGCGCAGACCCTGAAAGCCAGGAACAATACGCGGCATGAGGCCATGCAGCGCTGGCAGGATGCTATTGCCGAAGGTGAGGAAGAAAAAGCCTTTGTACATGCCCAGGCTTCTTCACACCTGAAAGGGAGCATGGTCGAGGATGCAAAAGCCCTGCTGGGATATATGGGGGTACCGGTTGTGCAGGCACCGTCGGAGGGGGAAGCACAGGCCGCCCACATGGTACTTTCTGGGGATGCCGACTTTGCGGCATCGCAGGACTATGATTCGCTATTATTTGGCGCACCCAGGGTGGTGCGCAACCTGACTGTTACCGGTAAGCGCAAACTACCACGGAAGAACATCTATATTGATGTGAAACCTGAGATCATTGACCTTGCAGAGGGGCTTAATGCCAGTGGTATCACACGGGAACAGTTGATAGATATTGCCCTTTTAGTGGGTACTGACTACAATACCGGCCTGAAACGCGTGGGGCCCAAGACGGCACTGAAATTGGTCAAGCAATATGGTGGTATTGAGGCCGTACTTGCCGAGAAGGGGGTGGGCATTGAGAACCTGCAGGAAATCAAAGACCTATTCCTCTACCCTGAGGTCTCTTCGGATTATGAGATATCCTGGAAGTCCCCGAAGGAGGCGGAAATAACTGATTTTCTCTGCCGTAAACATGATTTTTCAGAGGTAAGGGTGAAGGGGGCCGTGAACCGGTTGATAGAGGCTTCTGATGCAGGACAACAGACACTTGACCAGTGGTT
- a CDS encoding VWA domain-containing protein, translating to MNDSIAGRMRNNLKPDYGIKVFHMGKPLLAIRIPKTDIEDFNKDDTDNIKKLLDKYSDQIRPGEVVHAYIIADRSHVVLDPYDLFGETDQRTLSKIQALDEIKTIKNTRAYPVPPKKVDHRTPKHITPTYSAPISFTPVFKAPVHLAPTHKKREMIPEEKIPEKELVEKSDENMVRKILSDFARGRKKKLAVGQLKSGRRAEVLTKGKRGRYVKSRIPDGEVTDIAIAPTIRAAAIHAEGGRITVKKSDYREKVRRRRIATLINIVMDTSGSMDEIDKIDITRSVIVALLKDAYQRRDRVSLVTYSGRKGEMVLPFTSSVERAKRYLETIPFGGTTPLASGILMGLHGLHNEIRKDPSTIPIMVLVTDGKVNVPLEVGGNIRRELSTVIKYIVNEGIHLLVVDMSSEGSELAFEISEGTGGRYYHPDRLSKETLYKAISDQRDEATYFANV from the coding sequence ATGAACGATAGCATTGCCGGTAGGATGCGGAATAACCTCAAACCAGACTACGGTATCAAGGTATTCCATATGGGCAAACCCCTGCTGGCAATCAGGATCCCAAAGACCGATATCGAGGACTTCAATAAGGACGATACTGACAATATCAAAAAACTGCTGGATAAGTATAGCGACCAGATACGTCCTGGTGAAGTAGTACATGCATACATAATTGCCGACCGGTCACATGTTGTGCTGGACCCTTACGACCTTTTTGGAGAGACTGACCAGAGGACGCTATCCAAAATACAGGCTTTGGATGAGATAAAAACGATTAAAAATACCCGTGCCTATCCAGTACCACCTAAAAAAGTGGACCATCGCACGCCAAAACATATTACACCCACATATTCTGCACCGATCAGCTTTACACCGGTATTCAAGGCACCGGTCCATCTGGCCCCCACCCACAAAAAACGTGAGATGATACCTGAAGAAAAAATACCCGAAAAGGAACTTGTTGAGAAATCTGATGAAAACATGGTCAGGAAAATCCTCAGTGACTTTGCCAGGGGAAGGAAGAAAAAACTTGCCGTCGGTCAACTGAAGAGTGGCAGGAGGGCTGAAGTATTGACCAAAGGCAAACGTGGACGCTATGTGAAATCCCGGATCCCGGATGGAGAAGTAACAGATATTGCCATTGCTCCCACCATTCGGGCAGCAGCCATTCATGCTGAGGGCGGGAGAATCACGGTTAAAAAGAGCGATTACAGGGAGAAGGTCCGCCGCAGACGTATTGCTACCCTGATAAACATTGTAATGGATACCAGCGGCAGCATGGATGAGATCGATAAGATCGATATTACCCGTAGCGTAATTGTAGCGCTCCTGAAAGATGCCTACCAGCGAAGGGACAGGGTATCGCTTGTTACCTACAGTGGACGAAAAGGTGAGATGGTATTGCCTTTTACATCTTCCGTGGAACGTGCAAAACGGTATCTTGAAACAATCCCCTTTGGCGGTACCACACCGCTGGCATCTGGTATACTGATGGGGTTACATGGACTGCACAATGAGATAAGGAAGGACCCGTCCACCATCCCCATAATGGTTCTGGTAACTGACGGCAAGGTAAACGTGCCGCTGGAAGTCGGAGGCAATATCCGCAGGGAACTGTCAACAGTTATAAAATATATCGTCAATGAAGGTATCCACTTGCTCGTAGTGGATATGAGCAGTGAGGGGTCAGAACTTGCATTTGAGATCTCTGAGGGGACCGGTGGGAGATATTACCACCCGGACCGTCTTAGCAAGGAAACCCTGTATAAGGCCATCAGTGACCAGAGGGACGAGGCTACGTATTTTGCTAATGTGTAA